Proteins found in one Hirundo rustica isolate bHirRus1 chromosome 9, bHirRus1.pri.v3, whole genome shotgun sequence genomic segment:
- the TIE1 gene encoding tyrosine-protein kinase receptor Tie-1 isoform X1 has translation MGFQVYLLLLFPHLAGAILDITLIANVQSLSHSDFFLSCVVGDHDVRYLQIERENKIVMTHPRMGFQNYRNRSNQVQARGFSKADLVGILYCLGRTPSEQAQVVYVHNSHNAHLFPVKATQSVNVAEAATFSARILKRKETDVMWKRNGTYYQTTDRGEVQDDHVVLTLPNVSVSENGVYSATFMGDSPLWSAFYRLIVRACPAKKWGPSCEKDCPDCLNGGICHDHVGECICPPGFMGTRCERACREGQFGRNCQETCQRAQGCRGLSFCLLDPYGCSCASGWSGSRCDQACPSGFYGPDCALECTCQNGGSCNRFSGCVCPAGWHGQHCEKSDRFPQIIQLASELEFNLGSEPIISCVAIGNPLPTRDSVELRKADGTVLKVIKTIIEPKQITCEFEVRHLSKADTGLWECRVSTTGGQDSRKVKVNIRVPPVPLSAPRLLAKQSRQLVVSPVDSFSGDGPITSIKLFYKPKDDNSAWSSIVVDNSENITLMNLRPVTAYIVKVQLSRPGAGGEGSKGPEAIMVTDCLEPTVKPVIEGWSIEEKNMLHVNWKLPSNHEPAHGFIVHLFDSARRLVSERNITSISVLSARIGDLEFNKEYRLEVLVYHCTSLGPPSDPYKVMINSKGPSSPQLLLAEPVSDTAVRLSWQVPEYPNGGITKYIVELQQVGGTSEPQWIDTDSGAETTKIVGGLNASTSYQFRVRANSHVPGEWSQPVKAKTLGDGALSVPPSLGSQSTEQAGTDQQLLLAIVGSVSVTCFTILFALLALFLIKKNFFHRRRTFTYQSGSVSAACPARTVSPAPHVPARSRSRSIASSPDAARPHFHAERGEETILQFNSGTLTLTRRPKPQPEPLSYPILEWEDIKFEDMIGEGNFGQVIRAMIKKDGLKMNAAIKMLKEFASENDHRDFAGELEVLCKLGHHPNIINLLGACENKGYLYIAIEYAPYGNLLDFLRKSRVLETDPAFAKEHGTASTLTSQQLLQFASDVAKGMQYLSEKQFIHRDLAARNILVGENLASKIADFGLSRGEEVYVKKTMGRLPVRWMAIESLNYSVYTTKSDVWSFGVLLWEIVSLGGTPYCGMTCAELYEKLPQGYRMEKPRNCDDEVYELMRQCWRDRPYERPPFAQISMQLIRMLEARKAYVNMALFENFTYAGIDATAEEA, from the exons ATGGGATTCCAGGTTTatcttctgcttctcttcccaCATCTGGCAG GGGCCATCCTGGACATCACCCTGATCGCCAACGTGCAGAGCCTGTCCCACTCCGACTTCTTCCTCTCCTGTGTCGTGGGGGATCACGACGTGAGATACCTGCAGATCGAGCGGGAGAACAAGATCGTGATGACACATCCCAGAATGGGCTTCCAAAACTACCGCAACCGCAGCAACCAAGTCCAGGCCAGGGGCTTCTCCAAGGCTGACCTGGTGGGGATCCTCTACTGCCTGGGGCGCACCCCGAGCGAGCAGGCCCAGGTGGTCTATGTGCACAACAGCCACAATG cccacCTCTTCCCGGTGAAGGCCACACAGTCTGTGAATGTTGCTGAAGCGGCCACCTTCTCTGCCAGGATCCTCAAGAGGAAGGAGACAGATGTTATGTGGAAAAGAAATG GCACCTACTACCAGACCACAGATCGGGGTGAGGTGCAGGATGACCACGTTGTCCTGACACTCCCCAATGTCAGTGTCAGCGAAAACGGCGTCTACAGTGCCACGTTCATGGGGGACAGCCCTCTGTGGAGCGCCTTCTACCGCCTCATTGTGAGAG cctgccctgctAAGAAATGGGGACCATCCTGTGAGAAGGACTGTCCCGACTGTCTGAACGGCGGCATCTGCCACGACCACGTTGGCGAATGCATCTGCCCTCCAGGGTTCATGGGCACCCGCTGTGAGAGAG CCTGCCGGGAAGGCCAGTTTGGCCGCAACTGCCAGGAGACGTGCCagagagcccagggctgccGGGGGCTGAGCTTCTGCCTGCTCGACCCCTATGGCTGCTCCTGCGCCTCGGGCTGGAGTGGCTCCCGCTGCGACCAAG cctGTCCCTCAGGATTCTACGGCCCTGACTGTGCCCTGGAGTGCACCTGCCAGAACGGAGGCAGCTGTAACCGCTTCAGTGGCTGTGTCTGCCCTGCAGGCTGGCATGGGCAGCACTGTGAGAAGTCAG ACCGGTTCCCCCAGATCATCCAACTGGCCTCGGAGCTGGAGTTCAACCTGGGCTCGGAGCCCATCATCAGCTGCGTGGCCATTGGCAACCCACTGCCCACCAGGGACAGCGTGGAGCTGCGCAAGGCTGACGGCACGGTGCTCAAG GTCATCAAAACCATCATCGAGCCGAAGCAGATCACCTGTGAGTTTGAGGTGCGGCACCTTTCGAAGGCGGACACGGGGCTCTGGGAGTGCCGGGTCTCCACGACCGGGGGCCAGGACAGCCGGAAAGTCAAGGTCAATATCCGAG tgcCACCGGTGCCCTTGAGCGCCCCCCGGCTGTTGGCCAAGCAGAGTCGCCAGCTCGTGGTGTCACCTGTGGACAGCTTCTCTGGTGACGGACCCATCACCTCCATCAAGCTCTTCTACAAGCCCAAGGATGACAATTCAGCATGGTCATCCATTGTGG TGGACAACAGCGAGAACATCACCCTCATGAACCTCCGGCCAGTGACCGCCTACATCGTCAAGGTGCAGCTGAGCCGGCCAGGGGCTGGTGGGGAGGGCAGCAAGGGTCCCGAAGCCATCATGGTAACTGACTGCCTTG AGCCCACAGTCAAGCCTGTGATTGAAGGCTGGTccatagaagaaaaaaacatgctTCATGTCAACTGGAAGTTGCCAAGCAACCATGAGCCAGCACACGGGTTCATTGTCCACCTCTTCGACTCTGCAAGGCGCTTGGTGTCTGAGAGAAACATCACGTCCatctctgtgctctctgcccGCATCGGGGACTTGGAGTTTAACAAGGAGTacaggctggaggtgctggtgtACCACTGCACCAGCCTGGGGCCGCCCTCTGACCCCTATAAGGTCATGATCAACAGCAAAG GGCCCTCCTCCCCACAGTTGCTCTTGGCAGAGCCCGTGTCTGACACCGCCGTCAGGCTCTCCTGGCAGGTGCCCGAGTACCCCAACGGGGGCATCACCAAGTACAttgtggagctgcagcaggtggGGGGCACCAGTGAACCCCAGTGGATTGACACCGACAGCGGCGCCGAGACCACCAAGATTGTGGGGGGCCTCAATGCCAGCACCAGCTACCAGTTTCGTGTCCGTGCCAACTCCCATGTTCCAGGGGAATGGAGCCAGCCCGTGAAAGCCAAGACCCTTGGGGATG GAGCGCTGAGCGTGCCgcccagcctgggcagccaGAGCACTGAGCAGGCGGGAACAgaccagcagctgctcttggcCATTGTTGGCTCTGTGTCCGTCACTTGCTTCACCATCCTCTTTGCTCTCCTGGCACTTTTCCTCAtcaagaagaattttttccacCGGCGCCGCACCTTTACGTACCAGTCTGGCTCGGTGAGTGCCGCCTGCCCCGCCAGGACCgtgtcccctgctccccacgTCCCAGCCCGATCCAGGTCACGTTCCATAGCCTCCAGTCCGGATGCAGCCAGACCTCACTTCCACGCGGAGAGG GGGGAAGAGACCATCCTACAGTTCAACTCAGGGACCCTGACCCTGACACGCCGGCCCAAGCCGCAGCCTGAGCCCCTCAGCTACCCCATCCTGGAGTGGGAAGACATCAAGTTTGAGGACATGATCGGGGAGGGCAACTTCGGGCAGGTAATCAGGGCCATGATCAAAAAGGACGGCCTGAAAATGAATGCAGCCATCAAGATGCTGAAAG AGTTTGCTTCAGAGAATGACCATCGGGACTTTGCcggggagctggaggtgctgtgCAAATTGGGCCATCACCCCAACATCATCAACTTGCTGGGTGCCTGTGAGAACAAGG GCTACCTGTACATCGCCATTGAGTATGCTCCATATGGAAACCTCCTTGACTTCCTCCGCAAAAGCCGAGTCTTGGAGACAGACCCAGCCTTTGCCAAGGAGCATGGCACTGCCTCCACCCtcacatcccagcagctcctccagttTGCTTCAGATGTGGCCAAGGGGATGCAGTACCTGAGTGAGAAGCAG TTCATTCACAGGGACCTGGCAGCAAGAAACATTTTGGTGGGAGAAAACCTGGCCTCCAAAATTGCTGACTTTGGCCTGTCCAGAGGGGAGGAGGTCTATGTGAAGAAGACAATG GGCCGTTTGCCAGTTCGCTGGATGGCCATCGAGTCCCTCAACTACAGCGTGTACACCACCAAGAGCGATGT GTGGTCATTCGGTGTCCTGCTCTGGGAGATTGTCAGCTTGG GGGGGACACCGTACTGCGGGATGACGTGCGCCGAGCTCTACGAGAAGCTGCCCCAGGGATACCGCATGGAGAAGCCACGCAACTGTGATGACGAGGT GTACGAGCTGATGCGGCAGTGCTGGCGCGACCGCCCCTACGAGCGCCCTCCCTTCGCCCAGATCTCCATGCAGCTCATCCGCATGCTGGAGGCCAGGAAG GCCTACGTGAACATGGCTCTGTTCGAGAACTTCACCTACGCGGGGATTGATGCCACCGCCGAGGAGGCATGA
- the TIE1 gene encoding tyrosine-protein kinase receptor Tie-1 isoform X2, with protein sequence MGFQVYLLLLFPHLAGAILDITLIANVQSLSHSDFFLSCVVGDHDVRYLQIERENKIVMTHPRMGFQNYRNRSNQVQARGFSKADLVGILYCLGRTPSEQAQVVYVHNSHNAHLFPVKATQSVNVAEAATFSARILKRKETDVMWKRNGTYYQTTDRGEVQDDHVVLTLPNVSVSENGVYSATFMGDSPLWSAFYRLIVRACPAKKWGPSCEKDCPDCLNGGICHDHVGECICPPGFMGTRCERACREGQFGRNCQETCQRAQGCRGLSFCLLDPYGCSCASGWSGSRCDQACPSGFYGPDCALECTCQNGGSCNRFSGCVCPAGWHGQHCEKSDRFPQIIQLASELEFNLGSEPIISCVAIGNPLPTRDSVELRKADGTVLKVIKTIIEPKQITCEFEVRHLSKADTGLWECRVSTTGGQDSRKVKVNIRVPPVPLSAPRLLAKQSRQLVVSPVDSFSGDGPITSIKLFYKPKDDNSAWSSIVVDNSENITLMNLRPVTAYIVKVQLSRPGAGGEGSKGPEAIMVTDCLEPTVKPVIEGWSIEEKNMLHVNWKLPSNHEPAHGFIVHLFDSARRLVSERNITSISVLSARIGDLEFNKEYRLEVLVYHCTSLGPPSDPYKVMINSKGPSSPQLLLAEPVSDTAVRLSWQVPEYPNGGITKYIVELQQVGGTSEPQWIDTDSGAETTKIVGGLNASTSYQFRVRANSHVPGEWSQPVKAKTLGDGALSVPPSLGSQSTEQAGTDQQLLLAIVGSVSVTCFTILFALLALFLIKKNFFHRRRTFTYQSGSGEETILQFNSGTLTLTRRPKPQPEPLSYPILEWEDIKFEDMIGEGNFGQVIRAMIKKDGLKMNAAIKMLKEFASENDHRDFAGELEVLCKLGHHPNIINLLGACENKGYLYIAIEYAPYGNLLDFLRKSRVLETDPAFAKEHGTASTLTSQQLLQFASDVAKGMQYLSEKQFIHRDLAARNILVGENLASKIADFGLSRGEEVYVKKTMGRLPVRWMAIESLNYSVYTTKSDVWSFGVLLWEIVSLGGTPYCGMTCAELYEKLPQGYRMEKPRNCDDEVYELMRQCWRDRPYERPPFAQISMQLIRMLEARKAYVNMALFENFTYAGIDATAEEA encoded by the exons ATGGGATTCCAGGTTTatcttctgcttctcttcccaCATCTGGCAG GGGCCATCCTGGACATCACCCTGATCGCCAACGTGCAGAGCCTGTCCCACTCCGACTTCTTCCTCTCCTGTGTCGTGGGGGATCACGACGTGAGATACCTGCAGATCGAGCGGGAGAACAAGATCGTGATGACACATCCCAGAATGGGCTTCCAAAACTACCGCAACCGCAGCAACCAAGTCCAGGCCAGGGGCTTCTCCAAGGCTGACCTGGTGGGGATCCTCTACTGCCTGGGGCGCACCCCGAGCGAGCAGGCCCAGGTGGTCTATGTGCACAACAGCCACAATG cccacCTCTTCCCGGTGAAGGCCACACAGTCTGTGAATGTTGCTGAAGCGGCCACCTTCTCTGCCAGGATCCTCAAGAGGAAGGAGACAGATGTTATGTGGAAAAGAAATG GCACCTACTACCAGACCACAGATCGGGGTGAGGTGCAGGATGACCACGTTGTCCTGACACTCCCCAATGTCAGTGTCAGCGAAAACGGCGTCTACAGTGCCACGTTCATGGGGGACAGCCCTCTGTGGAGCGCCTTCTACCGCCTCATTGTGAGAG cctgccctgctAAGAAATGGGGACCATCCTGTGAGAAGGACTGTCCCGACTGTCTGAACGGCGGCATCTGCCACGACCACGTTGGCGAATGCATCTGCCCTCCAGGGTTCATGGGCACCCGCTGTGAGAGAG CCTGCCGGGAAGGCCAGTTTGGCCGCAACTGCCAGGAGACGTGCCagagagcccagggctgccGGGGGCTGAGCTTCTGCCTGCTCGACCCCTATGGCTGCTCCTGCGCCTCGGGCTGGAGTGGCTCCCGCTGCGACCAAG cctGTCCCTCAGGATTCTACGGCCCTGACTGTGCCCTGGAGTGCACCTGCCAGAACGGAGGCAGCTGTAACCGCTTCAGTGGCTGTGTCTGCCCTGCAGGCTGGCATGGGCAGCACTGTGAGAAGTCAG ACCGGTTCCCCCAGATCATCCAACTGGCCTCGGAGCTGGAGTTCAACCTGGGCTCGGAGCCCATCATCAGCTGCGTGGCCATTGGCAACCCACTGCCCACCAGGGACAGCGTGGAGCTGCGCAAGGCTGACGGCACGGTGCTCAAG GTCATCAAAACCATCATCGAGCCGAAGCAGATCACCTGTGAGTTTGAGGTGCGGCACCTTTCGAAGGCGGACACGGGGCTCTGGGAGTGCCGGGTCTCCACGACCGGGGGCCAGGACAGCCGGAAAGTCAAGGTCAATATCCGAG tgcCACCGGTGCCCTTGAGCGCCCCCCGGCTGTTGGCCAAGCAGAGTCGCCAGCTCGTGGTGTCACCTGTGGACAGCTTCTCTGGTGACGGACCCATCACCTCCATCAAGCTCTTCTACAAGCCCAAGGATGACAATTCAGCATGGTCATCCATTGTGG TGGACAACAGCGAGAACATCACCCTCATGAACCTCCGGCCAGTGACCGCCTACATCGTCAAGGTGCAGCTGAGCCGGCCAGGGGCTGGTGGGGAGGGCAGCAAGGGTCCCGAAGCCATCATGGTAACTGACTGCCTTG AGCCCACAGTCAAGCCTGTGATTGAAGGCTGGTccatagaagaaaaaaacatgctTCATGTCAACTGGAAGTTGCCAAGCAACCATGAGCCAGCACACGGGTTCATTGTCCACCTCTTCGACTCTGCAAGGCGCTTGGTGTCTGAGAGAAACATCACGTCCatctctgtgctctctgcccGCATCGGGGACTTGGAGTTTAACAAGGAGTacaggctggaggtgctggtgtACCACTGCACCAGCCTGGGGCCGCCCTCTGACCCCTATAAGGTCATGATCAACAGCAAAG GGCCCTCCTCCCCACAGTTGCTCTTGGCAGAGCCCGTGTCTGACACCGCCGTCAGGCTCTCCTGGCAGGTGCCCGAGTACCCCAACGGGGGCATCACCAAGTACAttgtggagctgcagcaggtggGGGGCACCAGTGAACCCCAGTGGATTGACACCGACAGCGGCGCCGAGACCACCAAGATTGTGGGGGGCCTCAATGCCAGCACCAGCTACCAGTTTCGTGTCCGTGCCAACTCCCATGTTCCAGGGGAATGGAGCCAGCCCGTGAAAGCCAAGACCCTTGGGGATG GAGCGCTGAGCGTGCCgcccagcctgggcagccaGAGCACTGAGCAGGCGGGAACAgaccagcagctgctcttggcCATTGTTGGCTCTGTGTCCGTCACTTGCTTCACCATCCTCTTTGCTCTCCTGGCACTTTTCCTCAtcaagaagaattttttccacCGGCGCCGCACCTTTACGTACCAGTCTGGCTCG GGGGAAGAGACCATCCTACAGTTCAACTCAGGGACCCTGACCCTGACACGCCGGCCCAAGCCGCAGCCTGAGCCCCTCAGCTACCCCATCCTGGAGTGGGAAGACATCAAGTTTGAGGACATGATCGGGGAGGGCAACTTCGGGCAGGTAATCAGGGCCATGATCAAAAAGGACGGCCTGAAAATGAATGCAGCCATCAAGATGCTGAAAG AGTTTGCTTCAGAGAATGACCATCGGGACTTTGCcggggagctggaggtgctgtgCAAATTGGGCCATCACCCCAACATCATCAACTTGCTGGGTGCCTGTGAGAACAAGG GCTACCTGTACATCGCCATTGAGTATGCTCCATATGGAAACCTCCTTGACTTCCTCCGCAAAAGCCGAGTCTTGGAGACAGACCCAGCCTTTGCCAAGGAGCATGGCACTGCCTCCACCCtcacatcccagcagctcctccagttTGCTTCAGATGTGGCCAAGGGGATGCAGTACCTGAGTGAGAAGCAG TTCATTCACAGGGACCTGGCAGCAAGAAACATTTTGGTGGGAGAAAACCTGGCCTCCAAAATTGCTGACTTTGGCCTGTCCAGAGGGGAGGAGGTCTATGTGAAGAAGACAATG GGCCGTTTGCCAGTTCGCTGGATGGCCATCGAGTCCCTCAACTACAGCGTGTACACCACCAAGAGCGATGT GTGGTCATTCGGTGTCCTGCTCTGGGAGATTGTCAGCTTGG GGGGGACACCGTACTGCGGGATGACGTGCGCCGAGCTCTACGAGAAGCTGCCCCAGGGATACCGCATGGAGAAGCCACGCAACTGTGATGACGAGGT GTACGAGCTGATGCGGCAGTGCTGGCGCGACCGCCCCTACGAGCGCCCTCCCTTCGCCCAGATCTCCATGCAGCTCATCCGCATGCTGGAGGCCAGGAAG GCCTACGTGAACATGGCTCTGTTCGAGAACTTCACCTACGCGGGGATTGATGCCACCGCCGAGGAGGCATGA